The sequence ggggggggcgggaaccAGAATGGTTCGGTTTAAAGCCATTATGAGAAAGAGGCTATAAAGATGGGATGAAAAGCACTTGAATTGACCTggagtatataattatatatttatcaaaGTCTGCAAACCTGTGATAATGAACAGTCTGGAAACAAGCTCTagactatataaaataaatatattacagtaGAAACACATATATTGTGGTTATATATTTGCTGAACGTATCCCATTAACCTAATCTGATGGCAGTTCCTGTGGCCAAATCTGAAGATCTAGAGATCAAAAAAATTCACAAACATGCATATGCAACACACACACGGCAGAGTgcgtaaaatatattaaatagccATCTATTCTATTTAATGTACAAGTTAGgattctgataaaataaaaatgatacctGTTCAACTACGTCCTCTGTTTTACTCCACAATTCTGTGGCGCGGTCAAACTGATTATTCTTGACAGCGTTCTGCACTTCCTTCGCACACGCCTCAACCTTGCTTAGACCTTGATCATCAAGCAGAGACTGAAATACAGTAGATACAGACGTTATTTTCAAGTTATGGGATTCTCCGCTACAACATGAGGAGAAGAGCAGTCATGCTGTAGGCATCCAGTgggtcccaggtaagttgtcaaaacaaGGCAAACATGGCACCATATACACTacaacaggctgtagtggttacgaTACATGCAGTGTTCCTTAATCTCATTTAAACCATTTTCACATAATGCACGATGTAAGAATTGAAATACATTATTTTCCAGCATTGTTGTTTAACTCAAAACTgaccttttataaaaaaaaaaaaaaaggaaaaaagaaaagtgaTCCGGTATATTTAGAGCAACATATACTTACAGCACTGTAAAGATAAGGGCCCCAGCTTAAAACAGAATCTGCAAACAGAAGAGACAGGTGAATGTGTGGGCTCCTTTTACCCATTTTATACCTGCTTACATCTTATTGCGAAGGCCTCGGTAAGACCCTGTGAGACAGTGGTCCAGCAAATTGGATAGACAGCAATCTTACAGCACAGCAGGAAATAAAGAGGCCTGGGCCAGTGAAACAGTAAAGGTGGagtaggggacacagacaccccaTCACAGGTGTTATATGATTTAGAATTTCAAACCGGGAAATTATGTGGTAATGATGAACGAccatatcagaaaaaaaaactttggtaTTTAGCATTtccaaaagagagagagagaggacaccGAGAATGGACATAAACTCAGGGGCTTCGTCTCCAGttagtccccgctcagatctcaaaggAGTTTTAGCTTGTGCCATGACAGAGGGCATATATATCAGCTTCCTATCAGACCACGGTTTTGGCCTGATATGTGGAGCAGTGAGGTTACTTTTCTAAGCACAGTGTGCAAGGCCCTGAGTCCTTGATTTCTATTTCAAGTTAGGGAGACCCCAAGCAATACGTAAACAGCGTTAACTCACCAACAGGAGATATCCAGGAATCACCGAGAGCAACTCCTCCAAAGTTACATTTAATTCTTCCGGACTTTATTTCCTGGTAAAGAAGAAATGGCACAGGGAATGAAACTATACCGAAGAAATAAATGTATAATACCCAACTCTATCTTTGGCTCTGCTATtttaactttaaaggaacactctaagcactgcAGTTCTCTGTAGCGGGTATGGTGCAGCTTGCTTCTGACTATATGTCAAACAGTTTTCAATTATGTCCAACTTTGAATAGCATTCATGGACTGGCAGTAAATGTTAGCAAAATTTGGTTGGAAAGGGTATTGTAAGTGTGACATTTCTGTATTAGTGATGTGGACAGTGAGGGGCAGGGCTGCAGTTCAAACCAATAAAAAACTGTTTAACACAGAACCAGGGTCTTGCtcgcaccacaaccactgcagtgtGTTCTATTGCTTATGGATCAAAGAGCTCCCCTTAAATTGAAGCAACTTGCCTTGGTAAGTGCTAAAGAAATCACAGCTGCCATCTTCCCTCCATAGGACTCGGAAAATATATAGAATGGtattttctagaaaataaaagggaaaaaaaataaaaagcatgaaAAAGAACAAAACACACAACAACCAAAACAGAAAAGGAATTACATATCTCATGATTAAGTCatatagcgtggccgagctcaccGGCTCTGGAGCATGCCTGACCCTTGGCCCCCCCTGCACCTTCTAGCTAGGCCACTGCAGACAAGTCAttctttagtgattaaccctacCAGTGTTGAACTTCCTATTCAGACCGGTCACTGACATATCTACATTATCATTTACTCTGATTATTCTGAGCAGTCGAACTCTGCATGGCACACATTCACAATGCCGGCATTGTGGTCTCATACAGAGCTGCCACCCAGTACTTTTTATAATCACCTGGAACTCCGTCTTGGAGTTAAAGAAGTCTTTTAGAAGAACAATCATATCAGCAGCAACAGTGGACACATCCTTTGCAAAGGCATCGTCATTAGTAGTGTAGCTGAATCCAGTTCCCACTGGGTTATCCACAAAGAGAACACTAGCTTCCTTTACCTAGAACACAGTTTACAGaccatttaaataaagaaaaacaaggaGTGTGGTTAATTAAATGCactcacagtgacagacagtgaACATCCCTTTACGGAAGGCATAGAAAAGAAAACTTGGATCCACTTATAAAATCCACAGTttcagggttattcgctaaagtgggaattcaaagtaaattttacatttaaagggatactataggcatcaaaacaactttagcctaattaagtagttttggtgtatagattaggccttgtagtctcactgctcaattctctgccatttaggaattaaatctctTGTTTCTGATTATGTAGGGTATATgaggctattaacagtgcaggggatacgaaattctaaattaaacagactgtgcaataaaggaagtaaaaaacattagatctcactttacaggaagtgtttagaaaggcggtttaagtcacatgcagggaggtgtgactagggctgtataaacaaagtgctttaactcctaaatggcagagaattgaacagtgagactgcaggggcatgatctatacaccaaaacagcttcattaaacgTAAGATgctttggggactatagtgtccctgtaaggtCAAACTAGctgtattggggaaaaaaaatctcccagtcagctatgcttccagttcagctattttggtgtaaaatagctgaactggaagttcAGCTAAATAACCCTGATTGAGTGCTCAATGACACCTCAATGTGGATGCACAGAGCATACAATATATCTATGGATGTCAAGGGTAGCCACTAGAGACAATGATTCTATACTCtattcaaacacaaaaaaaacattccaTCCGATTTGGACACCGTTTCCCGCTGAGAGCTTGTACCGGGAAAAATATGTTGTGATTTCTTGTCTAAAAACAGTCGCTACcttacccccccccaaaaaaaacgacAACTGCCATCATACCCAGGTCGTGTTCCTTTCATGCAAGTACGTGTCATAAGGGCCGATCTCTTCAAAGTTTCCATATCCACACCCAGAAGCTCCCGGTCCACCcttcaaaatacaataaaaatcacGTTTGTGTAAGTCACAGtctaacagagagagagggggagtgggACATGTCTGGAGAAGGTCGAGAGAGGGGGAGTGGGACATGTCTGGAGAAGgtcgagagagggggggagtgggACATGTCTGGAGAAGgtcgagagagggggggagtgggACATGTCTGGAGAAGgtcgagagagggggggagtgggACATGTCTGGAGAAGgtcgagagagggggggagtgggACATGTCTGGAGAAGgtcgagagagggggggagtgggACATGTCTGGAGAAGgtcgagagagggggggagtgggACATGTCTGGAGAAGgtcgagagagggggggagtgggACATGTCTGGAGAAGgtcgagagagggggggagtgggACATGTCTGGAGAAGgtcgagagagggggggagtgggACATGTCTGGAGAAGgtcgagagagggggggagtgggACATGTCTGGAGAAGgtcgagagagggggggagtgggACATGTCTGGAGAAGGTCGAGAGAGGGGGAGTGGGACATGTCTGGAGAAGGTCGAGAGAGGGGGAGTGGGACATGTCTGGAGAAGGTCGAGAGAGGGGGAGTGGGACATGTCTGGAGAAGGTCTTTACATGGAATCATTAAATAAgcaatgttttttacatttccacaTCGCTGGAATATTATACTTGTTGAGTTTATTTAATAGTGGAGTATAGAAGCGATTTTTAGTGTGGGAGCGTTTTATCAAATCTGTGATCCCCTGACAATAAGAGAGATTATGTTTCATCCTGTAGGAAATCAGGATCTCTCACACTTGAATAATATTAGTTTTCTTTTCTCCTAAGTTGAAATTACCATGAATGCACACCTGTCTCCTGTTTTTGAATATTTGACAGAACTGTAATGTGGACCAGGGTAAGAACCTGCTGGTCAGTAGATGCCGTATAAAAGCTTGTGGTATTGGCATATCATTTTGGAAGTTTGCATCTTAAAATTTTCAGAAATCTAGCAATTCTCTTACCTGAAGCCACATAACCAACGGAACGTCAGTATAGTTTTTTGTAGCGTGGTTTGCATAATATAACCACCAGAACATGTGTGCATCACTTCTCACATTAACGTAACCCCAATCTTGCTGTGGCACTCTGCCCTTAATTGCCATGCCTGGAAAATAAACGTCAGCaagtcatattttatacttttacttTATTATAGTCTTTACTTAAATTTTGTTATATTTCAAACAAGAACAAAATGATCACAAAGTTACTCAATTGCTTTAATTTCACTGGAAATGTGTACGAATGCAGGATGAGAAAGGGACTGATAGTTAATGGTTAAATCAAAGCACTCAATTTGATTTACAGTTTCTATTAATTACTGGACACAGTATTCGTATTTACTATGATGAATGCCCCCTTTCTTTTActtgatgcagtgtctgtattacTGAAACGTCCATCCAATGCATTACTGTGTAATTAATCAGTGATGGGGTCTATTCTCCGAATAACAAATTAAAGTGAGCAAAACTTTAACATTTAGTGCAAAAAGTTATATTTACAAAAAGTCTTCAACCTAGACTCTAACTGAAAGCGGCATCTACCAAACCCAAGCTGATAAGAGGGCTGTTACCTACCCAGAGAGGCTGACAGAGGGTTGCACctacactccccctcccccccagggaTAAACACAAGGCTgtaacctacccctctccccaggGGTTGACAGAGGGCTgtaacctacccctctccccccaggggGCTgtaacctacccctctccccccaggggGCTgtaacctacccctctccccccaggggGCTgtaacctacccctctccccccaggggGCTgtaacctacccctctcccccccgggGGGCTgtaacctacccctctcccccccgggGGGCTGTAACCTACCCCTCTGCCCCCAGGGGGCTGTAACCTACCCCTCTGCCCCCAGGGGGCTGtatcctacccctctccccccaggggGCTGTATCCTACCCCTCTCCCCGCAGGGGGCTGtatcctacccctctcccccccgggGGCTgtaacctacccctctcccccccagggGGCTgtaacctacccctctcccccccagggGGCTgtaacctacccctctcccccccagggGGCTgtaacctacccctctcccccccagggGGCTgtaacctacccctctcccccccagggGGCTgtaacctacccctctcccccccagggGGCTgtaacctacccctctcccccccagggGGCTgtaacctacccctctcccccccagggGGCTgtaacctacccctctcccccccagggGGCTgtaacctacccctctcccccccagggGGCTgtaacctacccctctcccccccagggGGCTgtaacctacccctctcccccccagggGGCTgtaacctacccctctcccccccagggGGCTgtaacctacccctctcccccccagggGGCTgtaacctacccctctcccccccagggGGCTgtaacctacccctctcccccccagggGGCTgtaacctacccctctcccccccagggGGCTgtaacctacccctctcccccccagggGGCTgtaacctacccctctcccccccagggGGCTgtaacctacccctctcccccccagggGGCTGTAAcctacccctctcctccccagGGGGCTGTAACCTACCCATCTTCCCGGGGGCTGACAGGAGGCTGTaacctccccctctccccaggGGCTGACAGAGAACCTACCTCGAGCAGCTGCCAGCAGGAACATGACACACAGGATCACCGGGACCGCCATCTCTCACCCACCGAGCAGTCAGTCACAAGACTCAGCGAGTGGACCTGCCGGTCATGTGACTAATGGATCAGCCAATCACGGCGTAAAAAAACATGGACACTAACTCTGAACGTCCAAAACAATCACATGACCAGAGATTAACCAATCACAGCACGGGAAGCCAGGAGCGAGGCTTGACACGCACAGTCGGTCATATGACCAGTAATGAGCCAATCACAGAGGTGATCCGGCTTTGTTGGTCTCCTGTGAAGATGGTGGCGCCCAGCGCGGTGCGTGTGAAGCTGCTGTTTGATTTCCCGCCGCCCGCCGTTCCGCAGAGCTCCATGCTGTGGTTATTGGTGGATCAGACCCGCTGCCGGGTGGTGGCCGATCTCAGCAGCGTCATTCGGGACCGCTACTTCTATGGGCAGCCGGGCGGCCTGAGCCTGTATGTGGAGAGCTGCCTGCTGCCCCCCGGGGAGAGCATCCTGCTGGTGCGGGACAACGACTGCGTCAAGTAAGCCGCAATTACTAATACTGCGTCAAGTAAGCCGCAATTACTAATACTGCGTCAAGTAAGCCGCAATTACTAATACTGCGTCAAGTAAGCCGCAATTACTAATACTGCGTCAAGTAAGCCGCAATTACTAATACTGCGTCAAGTAAGCCGCAATTACTAATACTGCGTCAAGTAAGCCGCAATTACTAATACTGCGTCAAGTAAGCCGCAATTACTAATACTGCGTCAAGTAAGCCGCAATTACTAATACTGCGTCAAGTAAGCCGCAATTACTAATACTGCGTCAAGTAAGCCGCAATTACTAATACTGCGTCAAGTAAGCCGCAATTACTAATACTGCGTCAAGTAAGCCGCAATTACTAATACTGCGTCAAGTAAGCCGCAATTACTAATACTGCGTCAAGTAAGCCGCAATTACTAATACTGCGTCAAGTAAGCCGCAATTACTAATACTGCGTCAAGTAAGCCGCAATTACTAATACTGCGTCAAGTAAGCCGCAATTACTAATACTGCGTCAAGTAAGCCGCAATTACTAATACTGCGTCAAGTAAGCCGCAATTACTAATACTGCGTCAAGTAAGCCGCAATTACTAATACTGCGTCAAGTAAGCCGCAATTACTAATACTGCGTCAAGTAAGCCGCAATTACTAATACTGCGTCAAGTAAGCCGCAATTACTAATACTGCGTCAAGTAAGCCGCAATTACTAATACTGCGTCAAGTAAGCCGCAATTACTAATACTGCGTCAAGTAAGCCGCAATTACTAATACTGCGTCAAGTAAGCCGCAATTACTAATACTGCGTCAAGTAAGCCGCAATTACTAATACTGCGTCAAGTAAGCCGCAGTTACTAATACTGCGTCAAGCGAGCCGCAGTTACTAATAGTGCGTCAAGCGAGCCTTAATTACTAATACTGCGTCAAGCGAGCCGCAGTTACTAATAGTGCGTCAAGCGAGCCTTAATTACTAATACTGCGTCAAGTGAGCCGCAATTACTAATACTGCGTCAAGCGAGCCTTAATTACTAATAGTGCGTCAAGCGAGCCGCAATTACTAATACTGCGTCAAGCGAGCCGCAATTACTAATACTGCGTCAAGCGAGCCGCAGTTACTAATACTGCGTCAAGCGAGCCGCAGTTACTAATACTGCGTCAAGCGAGCCGCAGTTACTAATACTGCGTCAAGCGAGCCGCAGTTACTAATACTGCGTCAAGCGAGCCGCAGTTACTAATACTGCGTCAAGCGAGCCGCAGTTACTAATACTGCGTCAAGCGAGCCGCAGTTACTAATACTGCGTCAAGCGAGCCGCAGTTACTAATACTGCGTCAAGCGAGCCGCAGTTACTAATACTGCGTCAAGCGAGCCGCAGTTACTAATACTGCGTCAAGCGAGCCGCAGTTACTAATACTGCGTCAAGCGAGCCGCAGTTACTAATACTGCGTCAAGCGAGCCGCAGTTACTAATACTGCGTCAAGCGAGCCGCAGTTACTAATACTGCGTCAAGCGAGCCGCAGTTACTAATACTGCGTCAAGCGAGCCGCAGTTACTAATACTGCGCCAAGCGAGCCGCAGTTACTAATACTGCGCCAAGCGAGCCGC comes from Pelobates fuscus isolate aPelFus1 chromosome 5, aPelFus1.pri, whole genome shotgun sequence and encodes:
- the SCPEP1 gene encoding retinoid-inducible serine carboxypeptidase encodes the protein MAVPVILCVMFLLAAARGMAIKGRVPQQDWGYVNVRSDAHMFWWLYYANHATKNYTDVPLVMWLQGGPGASGCGYGNFEEIGPYDTYLHERNTTWVKEASVLFVDNPVGTGFSYTTNDDAFAKDVSTVAADMIVLLKDFFNSKTEFQKIPFYIFSESYGGKMAAVISLALTKEIKSGRIKCNFGGVALGDSWISPVDSVLSWGPYLYSASLLDDQGLSKVEACAKEVQNAVKNNQFDRATELWSKTEDVVEQYTDNVNFYNILIKESTMDYRKHFMENSKFGNNFLGKLFQRHLLPRQNDYLSELMNGPIRKVLKIIPDDVMWGGQAQDVFAMMAGDFMKPVIDIVDELLSENINVTVYNGQLDLIVDTVGQENWVKQLKWQKMVEFRNRVWSPLHMCHQCTETVAFHKSYENFSFFWILKAGHMIPSDQGKVALKMLRMIINKK